The Saxibacter everestensis genome has a window encoding:
- a CDS encoding choice-of-anchor G family protein, giving the protein MPSDESEALAHFLNADGLSADLADVGIAESGYPSDPGPDRGEIDAEVLGLLGPLTLPNVEIPLIGDGENGGLLDLGEGAGAGILKSYASSPDGAHSTAASGAITDDGSIDVGNQANDGISTAKVDLTALLEQLDLDGLTDELVDEVSAEIGALASRAESTGPDSAERTYEIANGRIVISSPAVEGLSEDLTTALNGVESTLNESVGTGGVIDDILSGVDIDVDLGLASLTAGPATATIDSDLDGVITELLETPLVSDDGIVTIDLSTGLITIDLAKLLKGENGEDLNNLPPNTQVLTAETIGKIVAGVASSLGSLGESVTSAVTEALNGVELTINLPAELTLLGQSSDIEITIHGTLGGFAGIEGEDEPEITVEGNLLGIPLDTVLDALLEPITDAILEPLQAVINTLLTATADEISGAIEDVIDPLLEGLEPILEGVLANIVQLTINVQTEGDLGPESFTVRALNISLLPNADAVGVDLASSTVRASDPAQETETETATETETATETETDTASATETETETDTASATETETDTASATETETDTASATETETETDTASATETETDTASATETETATETETDTASATETETDTASATETETDTASATETETATETETDTASATETETETATATESETETDTASATETETATETETDTASATETETETATATESETETDTASATESDSDTAGSDTAGSETASETESDSASATAGSDTSGSATPGDSSGSDSSGSDSSGSDSSGGDSYGNGDGEDLPRTGADMAPLGISLLLVVIGAAAVVFSRRNKVSKDS; this is encoded by the coding sequence GTGCCTTCAGACGAATCCGAGGCCTTGGCGCATTTCCTCAACGCTGACGGCTTGTCGGCGGATCTGGCGGATGTCGGCATCGCCGAGAGCGGCTATCCAAGCGATCCAGGCCCGGACCGCGGCGAGATCGACGCGGAAGTCCTCGGCCTCCTTGGCCCGCTGACCTTGCCAAACGTCGAAATTCCGCTTATCGGCGACGGAGAGAACGGTGGCCTGCTCGACCTCGGCGAAGGAGCCGGTGCGGGCATTCTCAAGTCGTATGCCTCCTCGCCCGATGGCGCCCATTCCACCGCGGCTAGCGGTGCGATCACCGACGACGGCTCAATCGACGTTGGCAACCAGGCGAACGACGGCATCAGCACCGCCAAGGTCGATCTGACCGCGTTGCTCGAACAGCTGGATCTCGATGGGCTGACAGACGAACTCGTCGACGAGGTTTCAGCTGAGATCGGTGCCCTCGCCTCGCGCGCCGAGTCAACCGGTCCGGATTCCGCGGAGCGCACCTACGAGATCGCCAATGGCCGAATCGTTATCTCCAGCCCGGCGGTCGAAGGTCTGTCAGAAGATCTCACCACTGCACTCAATGGGGTTGAATCGACGCTCAATGAGAGTGTCGGCACGGGTGGCGTGATCGACGACATTCTCAGCGGGGTCGACATCGATGTGGACCTGGGGCTCGCGTCGTTGACGGCGGGGCCTGCGACAGCGACCATCGACTCTGATCTCGACGGGGTGATTACGGAACTGCTCGAGACGCCTCTGGTCAGCGATGACGGTATTGTCACGATCGACCTGAGCACCGGGCTGATTACGATCGACCTGGCCAAACTCCTGAAGGGCGAAAATGGCGAGGATCTGAACAATCTTCCGCCGAACACGCAGGTGCTGACAGCGGAAACGATCGGCAAGATCGTCGCCGGCGTTGCCAGCTCCCTCGGTTCGCTCGGCGAGTCGGTCACCAGTGCGGTGACCGAAGCGCTCAACGGGGTCGAACTCACCATCAACCTGCCGGCGGAGCTCACTCTCCTCGGGCAGAGTTCTGATATCGAGATCACGATTCACGGCACTCTCGGTGGATTTGCCGGAATTGAAGGCGAGGACGAGCCTGAAATCACCGTAGAGGGCAACCTGCTGGGCATTCCGCTCGATACGGTGCTTGACGCGTTGCTCGAGCCGATCACCGACGCAATCCTGGAACCGCTGCAGGCAGTGATCAACACGCTGCTCACGGCGACCGCGGATGAGATCAGTGGAGCAATCGAGGACGTTATCGATCCGCTGCTGGAGGGGCTTGAGCCGATACTTGAGGGTGTTCTGGCGAACATCGTTCAGTTGACGATCAATGTGCAGACCGAGGGAGACCTCGGCCCGGAGTCGTTCACGGTACGCGCCCTGAATATCTCGTTGTTGCCAAATGCCGATGCAGTTGGCGTGGATCTGGCATCCTCCACGGTGCGGGCTTCGGACCCAGCCCAGGAGACGGAGACCGAGACGGCGACGGAAACCGAGACAGCGACGGAAACTGAGACTGACACCGCGTCGGCCACGGAAACCGAGACTGAGACTGACACTGCGTCGGCCACGGAAACTGAGACTGACACTGCGTCGGCCACGGAAACTGAGACTGACACTGCGTCGGCCACGGAAACCGAAACTGAGACTGACACGGCGTCGGCCACGGAAACCGAGACTGACACGGCGTCAGCCACGGAAACCGAAACTGCGACGGAGACTGAGACTGACACGGCGTCGGCCACGGAAACCGAAACCGATACTGCGTCGGCCACGGAAACCGAGACTGACACGGCGTCGGCCACGGAAACCGAGACAGCGACGGAAACTGAGACTGACACGGCGTCGGCCACGGAAACCGAAACCGAAACTGCGACGGCGACGGAATCCGAAACCGAGACTGACACCGCGTCGGCCACGGAAACCGAGACAGCGACGGAAACTGAGACTGACACGGCGTCAGCCACGGAAACCGAAACCGAAACTGCGACGGCGACGGAATCCGAGACCGAGACTGACACTGCGTCGGCCACGGAATCTGACTCCGACACCGCTGGTAGCGATACTGCTGGTAGCGAGACGGCTTCGGAGACCGAATCCGATTCGGCTTCGGCTACCGCTGGCAGCGACACGTCGGGAAGTGCCACACCGGGCGACAGCTCCGGTAGTGACAGCTCCGGTAGTGACAGCTCCGGTAGCGACAGCTCAGGTGGCGACAGCTACGGCAATGGAGACGGGGAAGATCTGCCTCGTACCGGTGCCGATATGGCGCCACTCGGGATCAGTTTGCTTCTCGTGGTCATTGGCGCCGCCGCGGTGGTGTTCAGCCGTCGTAACAAAGTGAGTAAGGATTCCTGA
- a CDS encoding aspartate aminotransferase family protein: protein MSTSFWHPQAMMSTVKNNEIVIDRGEGSYLWTEDGTKLLDATAALWYANIGHGRPEIATAVAKQMQKLEHYQTFDKYATRPTLELCDRIVDLAPFDDGAKVLLGSGGSDAIETAAKLARRYFTATGRPDKRIIISRQQAYHGLHGHGTSLGWLPANREGYGELDPAVLRASATDWHDVEKTIMNTGPELIAAFFCEPVIGTGGVIFPGAEYLAEVRELCRKHDILFVSDEVITGFGRTGKWFASERFDLQPDMMTFAKGVTSGYLPLGGLVVAPHVAEPFFADEGSLSFRHGVTYSGHAAVCAAALANIDVLERENLVQRVASLETVLADALAPLAELDGVIDVRAGVGLLGAVELRDAQLANKVEAHGLGHGVLLRKIVGGNVIQISPPFIITEDEIQLIADTIAAALGE from the coding sequence GTGTCCACTTCGTTTTGGCATCCGCAGGCAATGATGTCCACGGTGAAGAATAATGAGATCGTGATCGATCGTGGTGAGGGTTCGTACCTGTGGACCGAGGACGGCACCAAACTGCTGGATGCGACGGCGGCGCTCTGGTACGCGAACATCGGCCACGGACGACCCGAGATCGCGACCGCGGTAGCGAAGCAGATGCAGAAGCTCGAGCATTACCAGACCTTCGACAAGTACGCCACGCGTCCAACACTCGAGCTGTGCGACCGGATCGTGGACCTTGCTCCGTTCGATGATGGTGCGAAAGTACTGCTCGGTTCCGGGGGATCCGATGCCATCGAGACCGCTGCGAAACTCGCCAGGAGGTACTTCACCGCGACCGGCCGTCCGGACAAGCGGATCATCATCTCCCGTCAACAGGCGTATCACGGTCTGCACGGACACGGAACCTCCCTTGGCTGGCTACCGGCCAACCGCGAAGGGTATGGCGAGCTCGATCCCGCTGTGCTGCGGGCTTCGGCCACGGACTGGCATGATGTCGAGAAGACGATCATGAACACAGGTCCGGAACTCATCGCGGCATTTTTCTGCGAACCGGTGATCGGGACGGGTGGCGTGATATTTCCCGGCGCCGAGTATCTGGCCGAGGTGCGCGAGTTATGCCGCAAGCACGACATCCTGTTCGTTTCCGACGAGGTGATCACCGGGTTCGGCCGGACCGGAAAATGGTTCGCCTCGGAACGGTTCGACCTGCAGCCGGACATGATGACCTTTGCGAAGGGAGTGACATCCGGGTATCTGCCATTGGGCGGCCTGGTCGTGGCACCTCATGTCGCCGAGCCGTTCTTCGCCGATGAGGGGAGCTTGAGTTTCCGTCATGGCGTGACCTACTCCGGCCATGCGGCGGTCTGTGCCGCGGCTCTTGCCAATATCGACGTGCTTGAGCGGGAGAACCTGGTGCAACGGGTTGCATCGCTGGAAACTGTGCTCGCGGATGCACTTGCCCCACTTGCCGAATTGGACGGCGTCATCGACGTGCGCGCCGGTGTCGGCCTGCTCGGAGCGGTGGAGCTTCGGGATGCTCAACTCGCGAACAAGGTAGAGGCACATGGGCTGGGACATGGCGTGTTGCTGCGCAAGATCGTCGGCGGAAACGTCATCCAGATCTCGCCGCCGTTCATCATTACCGAAGACGAAATTCAACTGATCGCCGACACGATAGCCGCGGCCCTGGGGGAGTGA
- a CDS encoding GNAT family N-acetyltransferase has product MSDWQISAPRSDEYQAWKRLFDGYLTFYRKTPSEERAQTVWGWLQDPAHEVSGLLARSADGTPVALAHYRPFARPIAGEYGGWVDDLFADPAVRGEGVMDALASELQKIAAASNWGILRWITADDNYRARSKYDRIAARTMWITYDAQVKTD; this is encoded by the coding sequence ATGTCCGACTGGCAGATTTCCGCACCACGAAGCGACGAGTACCAGGCGTGGAAGAGGCTCTTCGACGGCTACCTGACCTTCTATCGGAAAACTCCTAGTGAGGAGCGGGCTCAGACCGTCTGGGGGTGGCTGCAGGATCCGGCACACGAAGTTTCCGGGCTACTGGCAAGGTCAGCCGACGGGACACCGGTTGCCCTTGCCCACTACCGGCCGTTCGCCCGCCCGATCGCCGGAGAATACGGCGGGTGGGTGGACGATCTGTTCGCTGATCCGGCAGTCCGTGGCGAGGGCGTCATGGATGCACTGGCCAGCGAGTTGCAGAAGATCGCTGCCGCCAGCAACTGGGGCATCCTGCGTTGGATCACCGCGGACGACAATTACCGGGCGCGCAGCAAGTACGACCGGATCGCCGCCCGGACGATGTGGATCACCTACGACGCCCAGGTGAAGACCGACTGA
- a CDS encoding UDP-glucose dehydrogenase family protein encodes MTTISVIGCGYLGAVHAAAMASLGHEVIGVDLDQRRIDMLSASKAPFFEPGLEDLLHDAQALGSLKFSTDLSEISAASVHFLCVGTPQRKGELGADMTFVDAAFSSVLQHATAGDLIVGKSTVPVGTASRLAELAGSADGVLVAWNPEFLREGHAVEDTLSPDRLVYGVPDGAAGEQATTRLDEVYADILRRDTTRLVTDYATAELVKTAANSFLATKISFINAMAELCEASGADVTQLADAIGMDDRIGRKFLNAGLGFGGGCLPKDIRAFMARAGELGADQAVAFLREIDAINMRRRIRMVDLVREVCGGSLIGKRVTVLGAAFKPNSDDVRDSPALSVAAQLSLQGADVVVTDPEAIDNARSRFPELNYVADTIDALRGADAVLLATEWTEYRELSPDQLKSVVGVPAILDGRNVLDPGLWRAAGWTYRALGRR; translated from the coding sequence ATGACGACTATTTCGGTGATCGGTTGCGGCTACCTCGGTGCGGTGCACGCTGCGGCGATGGCCTCGCTCGGCCATGAGGTGATTGGCGTCGATCTGGACCAACGCAGGATCGACATGCTTTCCGCCAGCAAGGCGCCGTTCTTCGAGCCTGGCCTGGAAGACCTTCTGCATGATGCGCAGGCCTTGGGTAGCCTCAAGTTCAGCACTGACCTGTCCGAGATTTCCGCTGCGTCGGTGCACTTCCTCTGCGTTGGCACGCCCCAGCGGAAGGGCGAGCTGGGGGCAGACATGACGTTCGTGGACGCCGCGTTCAGCTCTGTGTTGCAGCACGCCACGGCGGGCGACCTGATTGTGGGGAAATCAACGGTTCCGGTAGGGACGGCGAGCCGGCTCGCCGAGTTGGCCGGGTCCGCCGATGGAGTACTTGTTGCCTGGAACCCCGAATTTCTGCGCGAGGGACACGCCGTAGAGGACACCCTCTCGCCGGATCGGCTGGTATACGGAGTTCCGGACGGAGCAGCGGGGGAGCAAGCGACAACCCGGCTGGACGAGGTGTACGCGGACATACTGCGCCGGGACACGACGCGCCTGGTGACCGACTACGCGACAGCCGAGTTGGTCAAGACCGCCGCGAACTCCTTCCTCGCCACGAAGATCTCATTTATCAATGCGATGGCGGAGCTGTGCGAGGCGTCCGGTGCCGACGTGACCCAGCTGGCGGACGCGATCGGGATGGATGATCGGATCGGGCGGAAGTTTCTCAATGCCGGCTTGGGATTCGGCGGTGGCTGCCTGCCCAAGGACATTCGGGCATTCATGGCCCGTGCCGGCGAACTCGGCGCCGATCAGGCGGTGGCGTTCCTGCGCGAAATCGACGCGATCAACATGCGGCGCCGGATCAGAATGGTCGACCTAGTCCGGGAGGTGTGCGGCGGCAGCCTGATCGGCAAGCGGGTCACCGTGCTCGGCGCCGCGTTCAAGCCAAACAGTGACGACGTCCGGGATTCACCGGCGCTGAGCGTGGCCGCGCAGCTGTCGCTACAGGGCGCCGACGTCGTCGTCACCGACCCGGAAGCTATCGATAACGCCCGCAGTCGATTCCCCGAACTGAACTATGTCGCTGACACAATTGACGCGTTGCGCGGCGCGGATGCCGTGCTGCTAGCAACTGAGTGGACCGAATACCGCGAGTTGTCTCCAGATCAGTTGAAGTCGGTTGTCGGGGTCCCTGCGATTCTCGACGGTCGCAACGTGCTTGATCCAGGTCTGTGGCGAGCGGCCGGCTGGACCTATCGCGCCCTGGGACGCCGTTAG
- a CDS encoding MFS transporter: MTIASPIPKSPRSEAQRRSGRQIVAASVGNVVEWYDWYTYSFLAVFFSAQIFHTDDKVASLLSSFAVFAVGFFMRPVGGLVLGSLADKLGRKNILTLTILLMGASSLLIAIVPTYAQVGVLSPILLVLARLIGGFSVGGEFAANSTFLVESAPPGRRGLFASFQYVSTTIGQLIASGFAAILAVSLSSADLTSWGWRLPFVLGAVLSLVGLVIRRTASETTAVPEKKQDRPKLFEAIIHHPKASLLICGVTIAGTIAYYTWTTYLPTYAQQNGGVDPAKALLVSTIALIFFALIQPVFGILSDRVGRKPLLLAFSGIFALGIVPALAYVRSGPSFAGLLLLTLAGMVVVTGYTSIGVAVNAELFPARVRAAGIGFPYSLTVAAFGGTAPFMGTLFKDVGRPELFGWYAAALAVVSFIVYLRMAETARKELD, translated from the coding sequence GTGACTATTGCATCCCCTATTCCCAAGTCCCCGCGCTCCGAAGCGCAGCGCCGCAGCGGCCGCCAGATCGTCGCTGCCTCGGTCGGCAACGTCGTCGAGTGGTACGACTGGTATACCTATTCGTTCCTTGCCGTGTTCTTCTCCGCGCAGATTTTCCACACGGATGACAAGGTTGCCAGCCTGCTCAGCAGCTTCGCCGTCTTCGCAGTCGGCTTTTTCATGCGCCCGGTCGGCGGGCTGGTCCTTGGTTCGTTGGCCGACAAGCTCGGCCGCAAGAACATCCTGACCCTGACCATCCTGCTGATGGGCGCGAGTAGCCTGTTGATCGCGATTGTGCCGACCTATGCGCAGGTAGGAGTGCTTTCGCCGATTCTGCTGGTGCTCGCGCGGCTGATTGGCGGCTTCTCCGTCGGCGGCGAGTTCGCCGCGAACAGCACCTTCCTCGTGGAAAGTGCGCCGCCGGGGCGTCGCGGGCTTTTCGCGTCGTTCCAGTACGTGTCGACTACGATCGGCCAGCTGATTGCCTCCGGTTTCGCCGCGATCCTCGCCGTCAGCCTGTCCTCAGCCGACCTCACCTCGTGGGGTTGGCGACTGCCGTTTGTGCTGGGCGCGGTTCTGAGCCTCGTCGGTCTGGTGATTCGGCGCACAGCGAGCGAAACCACGGCAGTACCGGAGAAGAAACAGGATCGGCCGAAGTTGTTCGAGGCGATCATCCATCATCCGAAGGCATCCCTGCTCATCTGTGGCGTGACGATTGCCGGAACCATCGCCTACTACACGTGGACGACATATCTGCCCACCTACGCGCAGCAGAATGGCGGTGTCGACCCGGCGAAGGCCTTGCTGGTGAGCACAATCGCTCTGATCTTCTTCGCGCTGATCCAACCTGTTTTCGGAATTCTCTCCGACCGGGTCGGCCGCAAACCGTTACTGCTGGCCTTCTCCGGCATCTTCGCGCTCGGAATCGTGCCGGCTCTGGCTTACGTTCGCTCCGGCCCGTCATTTGCCGGGCTTCTGCTTCTGACCCTTGCCGGCATGGTCGTCGTGACCGGCTATACCTCGATCGGCGTGGCGGTCAACGCGGAACTGTTCCCGGCTCGGGTGCGCGCAGCCGGCATCGGGTTCCCGTACTCCCTGACGGTTGCGGCGTTCGGCGGAACTGCGCCGTTCATGGGGACGCTGTTCAAGGACGTCGGCAGGCCGGAGCTATTCGGTTGGTACGCGGCAGCTTTGGCCGTCGTTTCCTTCATCGTCTACCTCCGGATGGCCGAGACTGCGAGAAAAGAACTCGACTAG
- a CDS encoding Rv2578c family radical SAM protein encodes MRWDGQKLSSDDAGALPGMTALQGFVRSVQTPEFAGVTFHEVHAKSALNKVTGESDMPFGWTINPYRGCLHQCVYCFARNTHTYLDFDAGSGFDTQIVVKTNIGEVLRRELAKPSWRNQHVALGTNTDPYQRAEGRYRLMPGIIEALAGAGTPFSILTKGTLIRRDLKILVQAAERVPVGIGISLALLAPELQDRLEPGTPSPRARLELIKAITDAGLPCGVFIAPVLPWLNDNTEQLDQLLAGLAGAGATGVTVSALHLRPGTKDWFMQWLGREHPELVERYESLYAAGAYAPRTYRDRLRDTVRPLLTKHGFNRDANIEPRRLSRRTGFPAGLHPQNKDAPRETANPALF; translated from the coding sequence ATGCGATGGGACGGGCAGAAACTATCAAGCGACGACGCCGGAGCACTGCCCGGCATGACTGCACTTCAGGGCTTCGTCCGGTCGGTGCAGACGCCCGAGTTCGCCGGCGTCACATTTCACGAGGTCCACGCGAAGTCCGCGCTGAACAAGGTCACCGGCGAGTCGGATATGCCGTTCGGCTGGACAATCAATCCGTACCGCGGCTGCCTGCATCAGTGCGTGTACTGCTTTGCCCGAAACACCCACACCTACCTGGACTTCGACGCCGGCAGCGGCTTCGACACCCAAATCGTGGTCAAGACCAATATCGGGGAAGTTCTGCGACGCGAACTGGCAAAACCGTCCTGGCGGAACCAGCATGTCGCACTCGGCACCAACACAGACCCCTATCAGCGCGCCGAGGGCAGGTATCGACTCATGCCCGGGATCATCGAAGCACTTGCCGGCGCCGGCACACCTTTTTCTATTCTGACCAAAGGCACCCTGATTCGGCGCGACCTGAAGATTCTTGTCCAGGCGGCCGAGCGAGTGCCAGTGGGAATCGGTATCTCACTCGCCCTGCTTGCACCCGAACTGCAGGATCGTCTCGAGCCTGGCACACCCTCTCCGCGTGCCCGGCTGGAACTGATCAAGGCGATTACGGATGCCGGCCTGCCGTGTGGCGTCTTCATCGCCCCGGTCCTTCCATGGCTGAACGACAACACGGAACAACTCGACCAGTTGCTGGCCGGCCTAGCCGGCGCGGGCGCGACCGGCGTGACAGTGAGCGCCCTTCACCTGCGCCCGGGCACGAAGGACTGGTTCATGCAGTGGCTGGGGCGAGAACACCCCGAGCTGGTGGAGCGCTACGAATCGCTCTACGCCGCCGGCGCCTATGCGCCCAGGACTTACCGCGACCGATTGCGCGACACGGTTCGGCCACTGTTGACCAAGCACGGTTTTAACCGCGATGCGAACATCGAGCCGCGACGACTCAGCCGGCGGACCGGATTTCCAGCCGGATTGCATCCCCAGAACAAAGACGCTCCGCGAGAGACAGCAAATCCCGCACTGTTCTGA
- a CDS encoding iron-siderophore ABC transporter substrate-binding protein, which produces MTTRRKFIRRSASAAAAALAISVLAACGGGTAPEAGPAESGGPFPVTIKNVFGETTIEQQPQRIVTLGWNAQDVVYALGQTPVGMPSYAYGANKDGVMPWTAEHYKSSETTLLDTADGPPYEEILSLEPDVILAPYEGFDDAAYNKLSEIAPTVAYPDKAWQTSWQDQTTIIGKAIGKTDEAEKLVEETTQKIAAAAEQHPEFAGKTVSVPYFGKQLINVYKPTDPRVQLLNELGFRNAPGVEKIVRESKDENFYADVAWEKVNQVDADVIVGYVDDMSIEEFHKNDLTRQLGAVKNHSALILDDTQVIAGLSQPSVLSVDWTLEKILPELSKAANGEL; this is translated from the coding sequence GTGACCACCCGTCGAAAGTTCATCCGGCGTTCCGCCAGCGCGGCCGCGGCCGCGCTGGCCATTTCCGTTCTCGCAGCCTGCGGAGGCGGAACCGCACCCGAGGCCGGCCCAGCCGAATCCGGCGGCCCGTTCCCGGTGACCATCAAGAATGTCTTCGGCGAGACGACTATCGAGCAGCAGCCACAGCGCATCGTCACGCTTGGCTGGAATGCCCAGGACGTCGTTTACGCTCTCGGCCAGACGCCGGTCGGCATGCCGTCCTATGCTTACGGCGCCAACAAGGACGGCGTAATGCCGTGGACGGCCGAGCACTACAAGAGCTCCGAGACAACCCTGTTGGATACCGCCGACGGACCGCCCTACGAAGAGATCCTCTCGCTCGAACCGGACGTCATCCTCGCACCATACGAGGGTTTCGACGACGCGGCGTACAATAAACTGTCCGAGATCGCGCCGACCGTCGCTTACCCGGACAAGGCCTGGCAGACCAGCTGGCAGGATCAGACCACCATCATCGGCAAAGCAATCGGCAAGACCGACGAGGCCGAGAAGCTAGTCGAAGAGACCACTCAGAAGATCGCGGCCGCAGCCGAACAGCACCCGGAATTCGCCGGAAAGACCGTGTCCGTTCCGTACTTCGGCAAACAGCTCATCAATGTATACAAGCCGACGGATCCACGGGTCCAGCTACTCAATGAACTCGGTTTCCGGAACGCTCCGGGAGTTGAGAAAATCGTCCGCGAAAGCAAGGACGAGAACTTCTACGCCGACGTCGCCTGGGAGAAGGTTAATCAGGTCGATGCGGACGTGATCGTCGGATATGTCGATGACATGTCCATCGAAGAATTCCACAAGAACGACCTCACCCGACAGCTCGGCGCCGTGAAGAACCACAGCGCTTTGATACTGGACGACACACAGGTGATCGCCGGTCTGAGCCAACCATCCGTGCTCAGCGTTGACTGGACACTGGAAAAGATCCTCCCAGAGCTCAGCAAGGCAGCCAACGGCGAACTATAG
- a CDS encoding YceI family protein gives MTVPSGLTKGTWTLDGAHSEVGFAVRHAGISKVRGSFDLVEAGLNVGDSLADSSVTAVAKADSFNSGDDNRDAHVRGEDFFDTAKFPELSFASTGLSGDGEAFKLAGDLTIRGITKPVTFDAEFNGVAVDAFGTTRTGISANTVISRKEFGLTWNAALEAGGVLVSDKVAINLDVAFVAPSE, from the coding sequence ATGACCGTTCCATCCGGACTGACAAAAGGCACCTGGACCCTCGACGGCGCACACAGCGAGGTCGGCTTTGCCGTTCGTCACGCGGGCATCAGCAAGGTTCGGGGTAGCTTCGACCTGGTCGAGGCTGGCCTGAATGTTGGCGACTCTCTCGCCGATTCAAGTGTGACTGCGGTCGCGAAAGCCGACAGCTTCAATTCCGGCGACGACAACCGCGACGCCCATGTCCGTGGCGAGGACTTCTTCGATACCGCCAAGTTCCCGGAACTCTCGTTTGCGTCCACCGGACTTAGCGGTGACGGCGAAGCCTTCAAGCTCGCCGGTGACCTGACAATCCGCGGAATCACCAAGCCGGTCACATTCGATGCGGAGTTCAACGGAGTTGCGGTCGATGCTTTCGGAACCACGCGCACCGGCATTTCCGCAAACACTGTGATCAGTCGCAAGGAATTCGGCCTAACCTGGAATGCGGCACTTGAGGCCGGTGGCGTCCTGGTCAGCGACAAGGTAGCGATCAACCTCGACGTGGCTTTTGTGGCTCCTAGTGAGTAA
- a CDS encoding PIG-L deacetylase family protein, whose translation MADRAEMPDDWSRALVLMAHPDDPEYGVAAAVAEWTSRGKDVRYVLATRGEAGIAGTPPAVAAGLRTEEQRAAISHVGVSELEFLDYPDGRLESGLALRRDIAAAIRRHQPELVVTLSYDDTFEGLYWNSADHRAMGISVMDAVADAANEWIFPELSSARLSPWQGVKYVALAGTAPTHYVALRQESVDAAIASLAEHREYLKALSPEPVAEQARAVVGGSVNAGRIELRVFGA comes from the coding sequence ATGGCCGACCGTGCGGAAATGCCTGACGACTGGAGCCGGGCGCTGGTCCTGATGGCGCACCCGGACGATCCCGAGTACGGTGTCGCAGCGGCAGTTGCGGAATGGACGTCACGCGGCAAAGACGTGCGGTACGTGCTTGCCACCAGGGGCGAAGCGGGAATTGCGGGGACCCCGCCGGCAGTAGCCGCCGGCCTTCGGACCGAGGAACAGCGAGCGGCTATCTCGCACGTCGGAGTGTCCGAGCTGGAGTTCCTCGATTACCCGGACGGGCGCCTCGAGTCCGGGCTCGCACTACGGCGCGATATTGCCGCGGCAATCCGTCGGCATCAGCCCGAGCTGGTCGTCACACTGAGCTACGACGACACGTTCGAGGGTCTGTATTGGAACAGCGCGGACCATCGGGCGATGGGGATCTCGGTCATGGACGCGGTGGCGGACGCGGCAAATGAATGGATCTTTCCCGAGCTGAGCAGCGCGCGGCTTTCCCCGTGGCAGGGCGTCAAGTATGTCGCTCTGGCGGGGACGGCACCTACTCACTATGTGGCTCTGCGCCAGGAGTCGGTTGACGCCGCCATCGCGTCGCTCGCCGAACATCGCGAATACCTTAAAGCGCTGAGCCCGGAGCCGGTCGCCGAGCAGGCGCGGGCGGTGGTTGGCGGGTCGGTCAACGCCGGCCGGATCGAGCTGCGGGTCTTCGGCGCATAG
- a CDS encoding maleylpyruvate isomerase family mycothiol-dependent enzyme, whose product MSAVNLSQVDDAEAAFDAHLASLSDQELREPSLLPGWTRQHVLVHVGFNANAIGRLADWAFTGEETRMYPSESSRDQEIAAGAAWEPARAREFYHHANAELEEKWSRLTDDNWRAQVQTRQGDWVEYRYFAWKRAVELWVHAVDLAAGAGFESVPPDVLTRVLETIAEGWESRGLALELPDEWNDSPAVVRSTADNRIVVTGELADVAGWATGRGIGNVTSPDGKVPPAPKWL is encoded by the coding sequence ATGAGTGCTGTGAATTTATCTCAGGTGGACGACGCCGAAGCCGCGTTTGATGCACATCTTGCCAGCCTGAGTGATCAGGAGCTTCGCGAGCCGAGTCTGCTACCGGGCTGGACCCGGCAGCACGTGCTGGTGCATGTCGGCTTCAACGCGAATGCCATCGGCCGTCTCGCCGATTGGGCGTTCACCGGCGAGGAAACCCGGATGTACCCATCGGAATCCAGTCGCGATCAGGAGATCGCGGCTGGCGCAGCCTGGGAACCTGCGCGGGCCCGCGAGTTCTACCATCATGCCAATGCCGAGCTTGAAGAAAAGTGGTCGAGGCTGACGGATGACAACTGGCGGGCGCAGGTGCAGACCCGGCAGGGTGACTGGGTAGAGTATCGGTATTTTGCCTGGAAGCGCGCTGTTGAACTCTGGGTACACGCCGTGGACCTTGCTGCCGGTGCCGGCTTCGAATCCGTTCCTCCCGATGTGCTGACCCGCGTCCTGGAAACCATTGCGGAAGGCTGGGAGTCGCGGGGCCTGGCGCTCGAGTTGCCGGACGAATGGAACGATTCACCAGCGGTGGTTCGTTCAACCGCCGACAACAGAATTGTCGTAACCGGGGAACTTGCCGATGTCGCCGGCTGGGCAACCGGCCGCGGAATCGGAAACGTCACCTCGCCGGACGGCAAGGTGCCTCCGGCGCCGAAATGGCTGTGA